The genomic DNA GATCGGGACGCGTCCCGGATACTGGTTTTGATTGATCAGGACGGCTCCGATCACCTCATGGTCCGGGAAATACTCGACGATTCCCGTGTAGCCCGTGCCGGCACCTGTGCGATAGACCACCCGGCGACCGTTTTCCGTCACGACATTCCAACCGTAGCCCTGTTCTGGAGCGAGTTCTGGGTAGGGGGTCGTGAGCATTAGATCGAGGGTGTCGGCCCGCAGAAGCTCGAGCCGATCCAACGCCAGAAAAAGTTTGACCAGATCCGTCGGGGTCGAGACCACACCGCTCGAACCGTATTTACCACTCACATTGGGCAAGTCATCGACCTCGCGGTGTTTGCCCAACCGAGGCGCCCAGTAGGCCTTCGCCAGATCTTCGTCGCGCCCCGATGCGATCGCCAGCGAGGACCGGTTCATCGCGGCCGGCTCGAAGATGGACGTCTCCAACACTCGCTCGAATCTGCGGCCGGTGGAATTCTCGATCGCGCCGGTCAACAGATTGAAACCAAAAGAGGTGTAGCGGTAGCCCCGGCCGGGCTCGAATTCGAGTGGATCGTCGGCAAACACGCGCAGGGAATCGGCGAGAGAAGAGTACTCGGTCGTCGACGAGATCTCGCCGGCATTCGCCTTGTAGTGCCGCACGCCGGAGGTATGGGTGAGCAGGTGCCGCAGGCGGATCGGCCACGGCTTCTCGGGAAAGGCCGAGACGTGGCTGCGAATGTCGTCGTCGAGATCGAGCGTTCCCGACTCGACCTGCTGCAGAACTCCGATGGCGGTGATTCCTTTGGAAATCGAGTAGGTGCGATAGGCGGTGTTCGGCGTTGCCGCCCGCTGGCTCTCGAGATCGGCGAAGCCCACGGCCTCGGCCACGACCATCTCACCATCCACAGCGATGGCAAGGGAAATGGAAGGCGGCCCGCCGGGAGCGTCCAGATAGGTCTGGAGATATGGCCGGACGTGGGCGGGTCCCCGAAATTCAACCTCGGGAACCGCCGGCGCTTCACCGGTACAGGCGAACAGGGAAAGAGCAAGGAACGCGACGGGAGTGGCTCTCATCATGCCCCAAGCCTGCAGTGGAGCCGCGGCGCCTTCTTGAAGATTCTGAACCTGTTCGATCACACTCGCCGTCAGCGGGTGCCCAATCGGTGCCATTCGCCGGCCGTCTTGCGAAACTGGCCTGGCGTCCAGCCGGTCTCGCGCTTGAAGTCGCGCGTCAGATGGCTCTGGTCCGCATAGCCGAGTTCCAAGGCGACATCGGCAAGGGAATCCTGGTCCGAGACCAAGAGTTCGATGGCCCACCGCAGGCGCAAGGTCCGCCGCTGGCTCCCGATCGAGCATCCGTAATAGCGACGGAAGGCACGAGCCAAATACACCGGATGGACTCGAAACCGACGAGCCAACTCCTCCAGACTCTGATCGGCGCCTCCGCGCCGACCCACCGCCTCGTGGACTTCGGTAATCCAACAGGGACGCGAGGTCTTCGTTTGCACCGAAAGCCGGTCTGACCCCAAGCCCTCCACAAGGCGGGAGAGCATCCGATCCGAAAGCGGCACCTCTGCCTGGGGACGCTTCGCAAGCCTCAAGAACTGACCGAAGATTCTCATCGCCGTGGTGCCGGCAGGCATTCGCATTGGCTTGTCGGGCAGCGTCCTCTCGACGCCCTCGCCCCGCAGGCCCAGCACGAACATGCGAACCCCTTCAGGTCCGGCCGCGGTTTCATGGAACTCCCCGCGCGGCTTGAAGTGCACCTCCCACGGCGTGCACTGGTGGACCTGTCCCCGAAATCGCTCCTTGAGCCGGCCAAAGACAACCAGGGTCAACGCCGCGGACCGATGGCCGATCCACCCGTGCCCCGTTCCCGGCAAGAAAGTCTTGTCTTTGAAGTACCAATCTGTAGGGGGCAAAGCCATAAATCTTGCTCTACGGCGAGCGCATCCGAGAAATTTCTGCCGTTCTTCGAGCCGAAATCATCCCCCAGCCCTTCGCCGGGGAGCAGGAATGGTGGCACTTTAGCGCGATGGCAACATGACAGACTCGCCCAACCGGGCCGATCCAACCCAACGTCCCCTTGGATGCCGGTGGCGGCCCCTTCAACAACATCGTCTCAGGTTCGAAGAGCCACCCGTTCCCAATCGACGACGACCATGCTCAGCCTGCGCCGAGTCTCGAAAACCTATGACGACGTCACCGCCGTGGCGGCGGTGGATCTCGCCGTCGCCGCCGGCGAGACCGTTGCCCTGATCGGCCCCAGCGGCTGCGGCAAGTCGACGCTGTTGCGGCTGATCATCGGGCTGGTCAAGCCCGACGAGGGAAGGGTCGAAATCGATGGCGAGCCGCTGGCGGATGACGGGGCGACCCTGCGGGCGCAGCGCCGGCGGATGGGCTACGTCATCCAGTCCGGTGGCCTGTTTCCGCATCTCACCGCCCGGCGGAATGTGAGCCTGCCGGCCGACCACCTCGGCTGGAAGGAAGAGAAGAGCGGCGAGCGCATCGCCCGTCTCTCGGCGCTGGTCCACCTACCGGCGGCCACCCTCGACCGCTTTCCCACTCAGCTTTCCGGCGGCCAGCGGCAAAGGGTGAGCCTGATGCGAGCCCTGATGCTCGATCCGGACATTCTGCTGCTCGATGAGCCCCTGGGCGCGCTCGATCCGATGATCCGCCGCGACCTACAGGGCGAACTGGCAGAAATTTTCCGAACCCTCCGCAAGACGGTGGTGCTGGTGACCCACGATCTCGGCGAGGCGGGCTTCTTCAGTCAGCGCTTGGTGTTGATGAACGAGGGCCGCATCGAACAGGAGGGCTCGATCCAGGAACTGCAGGAGGCGCCCGTCACCACCTTTGCGCACCGCTTCGTGGCAGCGCAGCAGGCGCCGGAGGCGAAGCCGTGAATCGCCGTGGGTGGCTGCTCGGGGCATTGGCGGTCTACCTGACGTCGCCGGCGTTGGCCACCATCGAGGCCCCGGTCGTCGAGGTCGGCTCGAAGAAGTTCACCGAGTCCGTGATTCTCGGCGAGGCTTTGACCCACCTGCTCCGGGACGCCGGCCTCGAAGCACGCCACCGGCGAGAACTCGGCGGCACCCGAGTGCTGTGGAACGCCCTGCTGCGAGGCGACATCGATACCTATGCCGAGTACACCGGCACCCTGCGGGAAGAGATCTTCGCCGGCCGCGACCTCCCGGAGGAGAAATTGCCGGCCGCCCTGGGCGAGGTCGGTATCGGCGCCAGTGCGCCCCTCGGTTTCAACAACACCTACGCCCTGGGCATGCTGAAGGAAGTGGCCGACCGCCACGCGGTGCGCACCATCTCGGACCTGCGAACCCGGCCGGAGCTGGCGCTTGCCTTCACCAACGAGTTCCTCGACCGCAGCGACGGTTGGCCGGGCCTGCGCGCCCACTACGTTCTACCGCAGTCGGACGTGCGCGGCCTCGATCACGATCTCGCCTACCAGGGCTTGGCCGCCGGCAGTCTCCAGGTGATGGATCTCTACTCGACGGACGCGGAGATCGCCTACTACGGTCTGCGGGTACTGGAAGACGATCTCGCCTACTTTCCGGCCTATGAGGCTCTGGTGCTCTACCGCCGCGACCTGCCGGCGGGCGCGATCCACGCCCTGGAACGTCTCGCCGGGGAGATCGACGGCGAGGCGATGGTGGCGATGAACGCCGCCGTCAAGATCGACCGCCGGCCGGAGACGGCGGTGGCGGCGTCCTTCCTGCGGCAAGCGTTCGGCATCGAGAGCGAGATTCGGATGGAAGACCGGGCGGCCCGCTTCCTACGCCACACCCGCGAGCACCTCATGCTGGTCGGGCTTTCTCTTCTCGCGGCGATTCTGGTGGCGGTCCCGGCGGGTATCGTCGCCGCTCGCCGGCCGCGCCTCGGCCACGTACTGCTGGGACTCACCGGAGTGCTGCAGACCATCCCCTCCCTGGCGCTCCTGGTCTTCATGATTCCGCTCTTGGGCATCGGTGCGCCGCCGGCGCTGGCGGCGCTGTTCCTCTACAGCCTGCTCCCCATCGTCCGCAACACCCACGCCGGCCTCCAGGGCATTGCGCCGGAACTCCTGGAGTCGGCGGACGCCCTCGGCCTGCCCTCCGGCGCCCGGCTGCGGCGCATCGAGTTGCCGATGGCTTCGCGTTCGATCCTCGCCGGCATCAAGACCTCGGCGGTGATCAATATCGGCACCGCCACCCTCGGCGCCCTGATCGGCGCCGGCGGCTACGGCCAGCCGATCCTGACGGGAATCCGGTTGGACGATCTCGGGTTGATCCTGGAGGGCGCCGTGCCGGCCGCCGTACTGGCCCTGGCCGTCCAGGGTCTCTTCGAACTCTCCGAACGCCGGCTGGTGCCGCGCGGCCTCCGCCTCCCGTCGGACGGCTGATCCTCCACCACCGACCGCTGCGAGGGGCTGATACCCTCGTCTCTTACCGCACCACGAATCGCTGGGAGATCCACATCCATGCCCGAGCCATCGTCCGCGACCGCGGCTCCCGAGGAGAGCGGAACAAGGCCTTCTCAGCCGCTGACGTCCCTCGATCGCTACCGGCAGGTTCGCGCCTGGACGGAAACCCTGTGTGAGCCCCTCGCCACCGAAGACTACGTGGTGCAGTCGATGGCCGATGCCAGTCCGGCGAAGTGGCATCTGGCCCACACCACCTGGTTCTTCGAGACCTTCCTGTTGGCACCGCACGTCGCGCAGTACCGATCGCCGGACGAGCGCTTCAACTTTCTGTTCAATTCCTACTACAACTCGGTGGGCGCGCAGCACGCACGGCCGGATCGGGGGCTGTTGTCGCGCCCCACGGTGGACGAGGTGTACGCCTACCGCCACCACGTTGACGACTCGATGGCGGAGCTGATCGCAACCCTCGGTGACGACGAACCCGCGACCACCCTGCGCGGCCTGCTGGAGGTCGGCCTGAATCACGAGCAGCAGCACCAAGAGCTGATGTTGACGGACGTGAAACACATGCTGTCGCGCAATCCGCTACAGCCGGCCTACGGACCGGCGGCGGAGGCCGGCGGCGCAGCGGCAAACGCCCCCGGAGAGGCGCGCTGGACGGCCTTTGAGGAAGGCCTCTACGCCATCGGCGAGGACGCCGGCAGCGACGGTTTCGCCTTCGACAACGAGGGGCCGCGCCACCGGGCGTTCGTGGAGGCCTTCGAGCTGGCCGACCGGCCGGTCACCAACGGTGAATACCTCGAGTTCATGGCCGACGGCGGCTACCAACGGCCCGAGTTCTGGTTGTCCGACGGCTGGGCCACGGTGCGCGCCGGGAACTGGCGGGCACCGCTCTATTGGCACTCGACCGAAGACGGCTGGCGACGCTTCAGTCTGAGCGGCGACGGACCCATCGACCCTGGCGAGCCGGTCTGCCACATCAGTCTGTACGAGGCCGATGCCTACGCCCGCTGGGCCGGTGGGCGGCTACCGACCGAGGCGGAGTGGGAGATCGCCGCCGAGCGGGTCTTCGGTCGGCCTCGGGCACGAGGCGAAAACGCTCCCGACGGCAACTTCGCTGAATCGCGGCTCTTCCATCCGCGCCCGCTGCCGGCCGGATCCGCCCACGGCCAGATGCTCGGCGACGTGTGGGAGTGGACTCGCAGTGCCTACTCGCCCTACCCCGGCTACCGACCGCCGGCCGGGGCTCTCGGCGAGTACAACTCCAAGTTCATGAACAACCAGACGGTGCTGCGCGGCGGCTCCTGCGCCACGCCGCGATCGCACATCCGCACCACCTATCGCAACTTTTTCCCCCCGGCCGCCCGCTGGCAGTTCTCCGGTCTGCGCCTGGCGCGCGATGGAGAGCGGTAATGCCCCAACCGAAAGCGCTCGAACCGGCCCCTCTCGAACCGGCCAAGGCCGTTTCGGTGCGGGATACGGCGCCGGTCACCGCCGACATGCTGGCGGATGTCCTCGCCGGCCTGTCCGCCATCCCGAAGACCTTGCCGTCGAAGTACCTCTATGACGAGACCGGCTCCTTTCTCTTCGAAGCCATCTGCACTCTGGAGGCCTACTACCCCACCCTCACCGAACTGTCGATCATGGACCGGCATGTGGCGGAGATGGCGGCGGCGCTGGGGCGGGGCTGCCTGCTGATCGAGTACGGCAGCGGTAGCGGCAAGAAAACCGAGATCCTGCTAGAGGCTCTTGAAGACCCGGCGGGCTACGTACCGATCGAGATCTCCCGGCCCCACCTGGAAGCCTCCGCTCGGCGGCTGGCGCGGCACTTTCCGGCCATCCCCATCCTGCCGGTCTGTGCCGACTACACCAGCGCCTTGGAGATCCCCACTCCACCCCGACCGGAAGAGCACCGAGCCGTGTTCTTCCCGGGCTCGACCATCGGCAACTTCGAGCCGCCCGCGGCGGAGGACTTTCTGCGCCGCATTGCCGAAGTCTGCGGTGCCGGAGGCAGCCTTCTGATCGGTGTCGATCTGCAAAAAGATCCGGCGATTCTCGAACGAGCCTACAACGATCCTCAGGGCGTCACCGCCGCCTTCAACCTGAATCTCCTGGCGCGCCTCAACCGGGAACTCGGTGCGGACTTCGATCTCCCGCGGTTCCGGCACTTCGCGATCTACAACCGGGAACACGGCCGGATCGAGATGCACCTCGAAAGTTCCAGCGAGCAAGCTGTCCATCTGGGAGGCCAGAGGTTCTCCTTCGCCGCCGGCGAAACCATCTGCACCGAGCACTCTCACAAATACACCTTGGACGGATTTCGCGCCATGGCGCGCCGAACCGGCTTCGAGGTGGAACAAGTGTGGACGGACCCGAAACGCTGGTTCAGCGTGCAGCACCTGCGGGCTTGAGGCCCTCGCCCAAGAAAACTCACCCGCCGGGGTAAGACATCGGACCCTCACCGCATCTCACCGGGTGTAGGACGAAAGGAGCCCTGATCCAGGGGCCCGATACGTTTTGAGCCAGCTACGCCTTCAAAGGAGATAAAGACCATGAGCCGCATTCAACCGCTTCAGACGGAGAACGCTTCCCCCGAATCCCAACAGATCCTCGACCAGGTGAAAGCCAAGATGGGCGGGGTTCCCAACATCCTCGGCACCATGGCCCAGGCACCGGCCGTCGCCAAGGCCTACCTGGGCTTCAGCGGCGCCCTCGGTGAAGGTACGCTGTCGGCGCAACTTCGGGAACTGATCGCCTTGACCGTCGCCGAGACCAACCAGTGCGACTACTGCTTGGCCGCTCACTCCACCATCGGCAAGGGTGCCGGACTCGATCAGGACGAAATCCTCGCCGGACGACGGGGCCATTCGAACGATGCCAGGACCCAGGCGGCACTCACCTTCTCGCGCCTGTTGGTGACCAACCGAGGACAGGTGACGGACGAGGAACTTCAAGCCCTCCGCGGTGCCGGATTCAGCGATCCGGAGGTGCTTGAAGTCGTCGCCAACGTCGCCATCAACCTGTTCACCAACTACTTCAACCACGTCGCCGATCCGGACGTCGACTTTCCGGCACCGGCTCGGCTCGAAGCGGTCGCAGGTTGATCGTGATGGCCCCGGAAGCCACCTTTGAGGGTGCTTCCGGGGCATGGCATCGTCTTTCGTCTCCATGGACCGCAACAACACCACCTGGATCGATCACCTTTCTTCCCCGGGACCGACCCAGGAGGCCGCGCTCACCGACCTCGGCGAGGTCTTGAGGCGGGGCCTCGATGGCGCCCTCGGGCGCAAGATCTCCCAGCGGCAAGCCTTTATCGAGGACGCAGTGCAGGACACCTTGCTCAAGGTCCTGTCGCACCTGGCCGAGTTTCGGGGGCGCAGCCGGTTCACCACTTGGGCCGTCTCGATCGCCGTTCGCGAGGCCTTCGGAGAACTCCGGCGGCGCCGGTCCCGAGATGTGTCGCTGGATTCCCTGGCGCTCGAAGATTCCATTTCCTTGGCGCCGCCCGGCAACCCGGAGGCCTCCGACGGAAATCTCGACCGCCGCCGGATTCTGCGAGCGCTGCAGCACCTCATCGACCGGCGACTCACGGCGAAACAGCGCCAAGTCCTGCGCGCCAAGCTCGAAGGATTGGAACAGAGCGAGATCGCCCGGCGCATGCCGGACGTCAAGCGCAACGCCGTCTACAAGTTGGCCCACGACGCCCGCAAGAGCCTCAAGAAGGGCCTGATCGAGGAAGGATTCTCGGAGGCCACCATTCGCCACGCCTTCGAGTTCTAGGAGAGAGCCATGGCTCTGACACATCAGCAAGTCCAAGACCTGATCCAGTCGATCTGCGCCACCCTCGAGCACGAACTCGACTGCGGCCAGTGCTGGCAGCAGGTATCCGAGCTGGCCGAGCGCGAACTGTCGGGCCAGGAGATCCCCGCGGCGCTGGCTACCGTGAACGGACACCTGGCCGTCTGCGGCGAATGCCGGGAAGAGTACGAGACCTTGCTGAGAGCATTGGAAACCCTCGCCGAGCCCTGAGGAGTTGGACCCTCACTTGCCCGTAGTCAACAGGAGTCCCCATGACCGTCTCCACCCGCCACGATCCCTTTCCGGTCAACGATCCCTACCACGGCATCTACGCCCACGGTGTCGAAACCCGTGCCGGCGCGCGCATCGTCCACGTTTCCGGCCAGGTCGGAGCCTCGCCGGAAGGCCACTTACCCTCCGACTTCCGAGGCCAGTGTCGTCAAGCCATCCGCAACATTCAGTCGGTTCTGCGGCAGGCGGACATGGAGATGACGGATATCGTAAAGATGTCCTGCTTTTTGACCCGCCGCGAAGACATGGATGCCCTGGTGGAAGTCCGCAAGGAGTTCTTGGATGGGGTGCGCCCCGCCATCACCACGCTGTTCGTCGCGGGCCTCGTCTCGCCGGACTGGCTGGTCGAAATCGAGGCGGTGGCTTGCGCCGAGTGACCTCGGCCGGAGCCGTCCGGGCAGCAAGAATTGGCGAAATCCCCTATTGCTATACTCCAAAGTAACGATTCTCTTCGCCCGACCCCTCTATTGCCTGGAACCACCTCGAAGGAGGATAGCTCTTGGGCCAGAACCGCCACGACGTTCCTGCGCTCAGACGCGCGAGTCGGCGAAGCCACTGGCGGCGGAGCGCCGGGGGGATTCTCGCATTCCTGATCGCCTCGGCCAGCGCGGGGAATGTCTCCGCCGCTACGACGGATCTCGAGGCGCTCTACGTCGCTCCCGATATCCATTTGGTGGTCGGCGGAGTCGAGATTCGAGATCATCAGGTGCTCGCCGACGATCTCGCCGGCGGATTGATGCAGTTGACCCTCGGAGGCTTGCCGGAAGCGGCGGCGATCGACGCTCTCCATCGGCTGGACGACGGCAGATTTCTCTTCTCGCTCGAAGGTTGGGCGGATTTGGGCGGTCTACCGGTCGGCCCTGCGGACATCGTTTCCTGGGACGGAACGTCCTACGGCATCGCCTTCGATGCGGCTGCCGCCGGCTTGCCGGCGGGACTCGATGTCGATGCGCTGTCCTTCGATGCTGACGACATCTTTCTATCGTTCCAGACCCACGCCGATCTCCCGGGTGGCCCCTACGCCGACGACGATTTGGTGCGCTGGGACGGAGCCAGTTTCTCCCTCGCCTTCGACGGCGCCGCCGCCGGAGTACCCCGGTCACTGGATCTCGACGCCGCCCACCGCCTCGAAAACGGCAACTGGCTACTGTCCTTCGACAGCGACGGCACCGTCGGCGGCGTCGGCCTGGCCGATGAGGACGTGGTCGAGCACGATCCCGTTGCCGGGAGTTGGGAGTTGCTCTACGACGGCTCCACATTCTTCCCGGCATGGGAGGCCACCGACCTTGTGGCCCTCACCGCTGGCGAGCCGCCGAACGTTTTGGAAATCCCCGTACTGTCGCCTATCGGCCTGACGGTTCTTGCCATGATTCTCGCACTCTCCGCCAGCGCCATCGTCCGGCGCCGGATGCCTTGGAGCGCCGAGACCGATTTCCTGGAGAAGCCATGAAACCATCATTCCGAGTCTGCGCTTGGGTCCTTGCGGTCGTCGTCACAACCCTGCTCTCGACTTCCTTCGCAACGGCCTCCGATGGCGTGGGCGAGATCCACCAGGCGTGCGTCGCCACCGGCTGCCTGGCCGGCGATACCGCGGGCTTTCCCATCCAGATCACCCAGCCCGGCAGCTACCTGCTGACCTCGAACCTCACCGTTCCCGACGAGAACACGACGGCGATTGAGGTTACCGCTGAGGGTCCGGTACAGATCGATCTCGGAGGCTTCAGCATCTCCGGAGTGACCACCTGCAGCGGCAACCCCATCGTCTGCACCCCTCTCGGCACCGGGAGCGGCATCAACAGCGACCCCAGCCGCAGTATTTCGATTCGAAACGGCGCCATCCGGGGGATGGGAGGCTTCGCCATCAACGTCGGCAGCGGCCTCATCGAGGACACGGTGGTCCGGGGAAACGGAGGCACAGGCATCGCCGCCGCCGCCGCCATTGTCCAGAGCAATGTGGTAATCGGCAACGGCTCCACCGGAATCACCAATGGCGCGGGCATGATCCTCAACAATCAGGTATTTGGCAATGGCGGCACCGGCATCGCAGGAACCGTCGGCCCGACGGTGCGGGGCAATCGCGTACGCGGCAACGGAGGGGCCGGCAACAACCCGGGAATTCGAACCGTTGACGGCTACGTCTTCGACAACCACGTCGAGCTCAACGACAGTGTGGGCCTGCAGGCGAATGGCACCACGGTATTCGGCAACAATGTTTTTCGAAGCAACAACCTGCCGGCCAACGCCGGAAATCAGGTCGCCGGCGGAACGCAGATCGGCCTCAACCTATGCCAAAACGTACCGTGCCCGTGATCACCTGGAGAGCTTCCCCGCCGCCGGCCGAGAAGCCCTCTACCCGGTACCGCCCCAGCGGCTGAGATCACCGCTCTCAAATCCATCTTCGAAAATCTCCGCCGTCATCACCTGCAAGCCGTTGAGGGCGGCGCCGAGACTTGGATCCGCGTCCGGAACGACTCCGGAATGCAGGTCCAGGCGACCGTCGATACCGACCTGCGCCCGGTGCCGGGAGAAGGTGATGAGTTCCTCGTGGCCGCCGCTCCAGACGCCCCCGATGGAGTAGTGCGGAAATCCATCTTCCTGGTCCACGCTGGTGTAGCTCAAGACCGCCGGCTCTTTGGGCATGCGGGCATAGATCAGGATGACGTACTCGCCCGGCGCCAAGCCGGTGAAGAAGATGCAGGATTCGAGATCTGCATCGAAGGTCACCAGGTAGTCATCGAGCAGCAGAGAGTCGTCACCGGAAGTTGCAGGATCGACAACCGTCGGCGTATCCAAGCCACCGAATTGACGCAGGCTGACGGAAGTGACCAATCCGTCAAGATCGACCAACCCCTGAGTGGTGGTGGCGTGATCGGCCCGAAAGCTGTTCCAAACTCCGGGTAGTCCAGCGGCGGCGTAGGTGTCCGCCGGCGCATTGCCGACTTCGCCGAAGTCGATGTTCAAGGACTGCCCCATCAGAGGCCCCGCCACCGCAACCGCCGCCACCCAAGCAAGGGAAATCCATCGCACGAACGGGTCTTTTTTCATTCGACCTCCGGGAGTTCCTGATGCCGAAATCTTATCCACGAGAACGCCCATTCTAGCAACTCGATCAGGAGCGCTCGACAGCCGGCGGCAGCTTGGAAAACCAGGCCTGGTCCGACGGATCCGGCGCAGAGTCGGCAGTCGGAGGTGATGGCGTCGTCGTTTCCAGGAGACTCGTCAAGGCTTCAAAATCGGGTAGAGGGCGAGAATCATCTGAAACTCGACCTCCTCGGCGTCGCCCTCCGCGGGGTCTTCCTCCTCCTCGGCCAGATCATCCAACAACTGCTGGACCTCTGCCTGCAGCCGCTCGATCTTTTCGGGCCGGGCCGTCGCCTTGAGGTGTACCAGCATCGGCTGGAGGCCACCGAGATCTTTCCCCTCCAGCGCTCGCACTTCCTCGGCTCCCCGGCTCAACAGATCCCCGCCGAGCGCCGCCCAACCGGTGCTCGCGGGATCCGAGAAGAGGTTGTCATCCACCCGGAAAGCCCGCGCCACGCTCCGGAAGTACTTCTCGAGAGTGCCTCGGTTGGGACGGGT from Acidobacteriota bacterium includes the following:
- a CDS encoding ATP-binding cassette domain-containing protein, which translates into the protein MLSLRRVSKTYDDVTAVAAVDLAVAAGETVALIGPSGCGKSTLLRLIIGLVKPDEGRVEIDGEPLADDGATLRAQRRRMGYVIQSGGLFPHLTARRNVSLPADHLGWKEEKSGERIARLSALVHLPAATLDRFPTQLSGGQRQRVSLMRALMLDPDILLLDEPLGALDPMIRRDLQGELAEIFRTLRKTVVLVTHDLGEAGFFSQRLVLMNEGRIEQEGSIQELQEAPVTTFAHRFVAAQQAPEAKP
- a CDS encoding RidA family protein, whose translation is MTVSTRHDPFPVNDPYHGIYAHGVETRAGARIVHVSGQVGASPEGHLPSDFRGQCRQAIRNIQSVLRQADMEMTDIVKMSCFLTRREDMDALVEVRKEFLDGVRPAITTLFVAGLVSPDWLVEIEAVACAE
- a CDS encoding serine hydrolase domain-containing protein, producing the protein MRATPVAFLALSLFACTGEAPAVPEVEFRGPAHVRPYLQTYLDAPGGPPSISLAIAVDGEMVVAEAVGFADLESQRAATPNTAYRTYSISKGITAIGVLQQVESGTLDLDDDIRSHVSAFPEKPWPIRLRHLLTHTSGVRHYKANAGEISSTTEYSSLADSLRVFADDPLEFEPGRGYRYTSFGFNLLTGAIENSTGRRFERVLETSIFEPAAMNRSSLAIASGRDEDLAKAYWAPRLGKHREVDDLPNVSGKYGSSGVVSTPTDLVKLFLALDRLELLRADTLDLMLTTPYPELAPEQGYGWNVVTENGRRVVYRTGAGTGYTGIVEYFPDHEVIGAVLINQNQYPGRVPILERALEYFLDP
- the egtD gene encoding L-histidine N(alpha)-methyltransferase, whose product is MPQPKALEPAPLEPAKAVSVRDTAPVTADMLADVLAGLSAIPKTLPSKYLYDETGSFLFEAICTLEAYYPTLTELSIMDRHVAEMAAALGRGCLLIEYGSGSGKKTEILLEALEDPAGYVPIEISRPHLEASARRLARHFPAIPILPVCADYTSALEIPTPPRPEEHRAVFFPGSTIGNFEPPAAEDFLRRIAEVCGAGGSLLIGVDLQKDPAILERAYNDPQGVTAAFNLNLLARLNRELGADFDLPRFRHFAIYNREHGRIEMHLESSSEQAVHLGGQRFSFAAGETICTEHSHKYTLDGFRAMARRTGFEVEQVWTDPKRWFSVQHLRA
- the egtB gene encoding ergothioneine biosynthesis protein EgtB translates to MPEPSSATAAPEESGTRPSQPLTSLDRYRQVRAWTETLCEPLATEDYVVQSMADASPAKWHLAHTTWFFETFLLAPHVAQYRSPDERFNFLFNSYYNSVGAQHARPDRGLLSRPTVDEVYAYRHHVDDSMAELIATLGDDEPATTLRGLLEVGLNHEQQHQELMLTDVKHMLSRNPLQPAYGPAAEAGGAAANAPGEARWTAFEEGLYAIGEDAGSDGFAFDNEGPRHRAFVEAFELADRPVTNGEYLEFMADGGYQRPEFWLSDGWATVRAGNWRAPLYWHSTEDGWRRFSLSGDGPIDPGEPVCHISLYEADAYARWAGGRLPTEAEWEIAAERVFGRPRARGENAPDGNFAESRLFHPRPLPAGSAHGQMLGDVWEWTRSAYSPYPGYRPPAGALGEYNSKFMNNQTVLRGGSCATPRSHIRTTYRNFFPPAARWQFSGLRLARDGER
- a CDS encoding RNA polymerase sigma factor, which gives rise to MASSFVSMDRNNTTWIDHLSSPGPTQEAALTDLGEVLRRGLDGALGRKISQRQAFIEDAVQDTLLKVLSHLAEFRGRSRFTTWAVSIAVREAFGELRRRRSRDVSLDSLALEDSISLAPPGNPEASDGNLDRRRILRALQHLIDRRLTAKQRQVLRAKLEGLEQSEIARRMPDVKRNAVYKLAHDARKSLKKGLIEEGFSEATIRHAFEF
- a CDS encoding glycine betaine ABC transporter substrate-binding protein; its protein translation is MAVYLTSPALATIEAPVVEVGSKKFTESVILGEALTHLLRDAGLEARHRRELGGTRVLWNALLRGDIDTYAEYTGTLREEIFAGRDLPEEKLPAALGEVGIGASAPLGFNNTYALGMLKEVADRHAVRTISDLRTRPELALAFTNEFLDRSDGWPGLRAHYVLPQSDVRGLDHDLAYQGLAAGSLQVMDLYSTDAEIAYYGLRVLEDDLAYFPAYEALVLYRRDLPAGAIHALERLAGEIDGEAMVAMNAAVKIDRRPETAVAASFLRQAFGIESEIRMEDRAARFLRHTREHLMLVGLSLLAAILVAVPAGIVAARRPRLGHVLLGLTGVLQTIPSLALLVFMIPLLGIGAPPALAALFLYSLLPIVRNTHAGLQGIAPELLESADALGLPSGARLRRIELPMASRSILAGIKTSAVINIGTATLGALIGAGGYGQPILTGIRLDDLGLILEGAVPAAVLALAVQGLFELSERRLVPRGLRLPSDG
- a CDS encoding AraC family transcriptional regulator, which produces MALPPTDWYFKDKTFLPGTGHGWIGHRSAALTLVVFGRLKERFRGQVHQCTPWEVHFKPRGEFHETAAGPEGVRMFVLGLRGEGVERTLPDKPMRMPAGTTAMRIFGQFLRLAKRPQAEVPLSDRMLSRLVEGLGSDRLSVQTKTSRPCWITEVHEAVGRRGGADQSLEELARRFRVHPVYLARAFRRYYGCSIGSQRRTLRLRWAIELLVSDQDSLADVALELGYADQSHLTRDFKRETGWTPGQFRKTAGEWHRLGTR
- a CDS encoding right-handed parallel beta-helix repeat-containing protein, producing MKPSFRVCAWVLAVVVTTLLSTSFATASDGVGEIHQACVATGCLAGDTAGFPIQITQPGSYLLTSNLTVPDENTTAIEVTAEGPVQIDLGGFSISGVTTCSGNPIVCTPLGTGSGINSDPSRSISIRNGAIRGMGGFAINVGSGLIEDTVVRGNGGTGIAAAAAIVQSNVVIGNGSTGITNGAGMILNNQVFGNGGTGIAGTVGPTVRGNRVRGNGGAGNNPGIRTVDGYVFDNHVELNDSVGLQANGTTVFGNNVFRSNNLPANAGNQVAGGTQIGLNLCQNVPCP
- a CDS encoding peroxidase-related enzyme (This protein belongs to a clade of uncharacterized proteins related to peroxidases such as the alkylhydroperoxidase AhpD.), translating into MSRIQPLQTENASPESQQILDQVKAKMGGVPNILGTMAQAPAVAKAYLGFSGALGEGTLSAQLRELIALTVAETNQCDYCLAAHSTIGKGAGLDQDEILAGRRGHSNDARTQAALTFSRLLVTNRGQVTDEELQALRGAGFSDPEVLEVVANVAINLFTNYFNHVADPDVDFPAPARLEAVAG